A genome region from Syntrophorhabdaceae bacterium includes the following:
- a CDS encoding GNAT family N-acetyltransferase has protein sequence FALFDDDLKSVCVVVPKDSETCELKNIATYKKYQGKGYGRALIQFISDFYKTDFKTMLVGTGETPAILLFYEQCGFEISHRVNNYFTDNYDHPIFEGDIQLVDMIYLKKNLQEQRDCITDEIQC, from the coding sequence GTTTGCTTTATTTGACGATGATTTGAAAAGTGTTTGCGTTGTCGTGCCGAAAGACAGCGAAACCTGCGAGTTGAAGAACATTGCAACATACAAAAAGTATCAGGGTAAAGGATACGGGAGAGCATTGATACAATTTATTTCTGATTTCTACAAAACCGATTTTAAAACAATGCTTGTCGGGACAGGAGAAACGCCGGCTATCCTGTTGTTTTATGAACAGTGTGGATTTGAAATCTCACATCGGGTAAATAATTATTTTACCGACAATTACGACCACCCGATTTTCGAGGGCGATATACAACTTGTTGATATGATTTATCTTAAAAAGAATTTACAGGAACAACGGGATTGTATTACAGACGAAATACAATGCTGA